The genomic segment GCAACCATGTTGACTTCAAGCACATATGGATCTTCTCAGATATCCCGCCAATGACCTCATCTTGTCCTTGCCAGAAACAGTATTATCTTTGGATCTGATAGACTAAATTGCCCCCTTCTGCATCACGTGACTCAAATCACAAAAGGCTTAGTCTTTCAATATTATAAGAACTTATCTAAAATTGTTCAAAAGAAGGAATACATGGAAAAAACAGAGATTGTAAAGATAACGTTAACCAGTAATCAACAACAGCCATGGGCTGTGCTTGCAGTAAACCCTGCGTTGCTGTTTTGTTTAAGTCCATTGGCTACAAGGCCAATAAAGCAGAGGGCTTGTTGACCATATAAGCCCAGCGTGCTGtataaaaccagcagactggacttgtttcaaagacattaataagACCGCAGCAATGATGCCATGTAGCGGGTTTAAGGTACCCCTGGTGCTGGCGCTGGCTGTCTGGATCCTGGAGCTGTCAGGGGCCCAGGGCCCCAGGGAAGGGGTGACATTGCAGGCTCTCCACTGCCCCGAGTGCGAGCGGATTCACTGTACCCCAAAAAGGGCCCTGAAACTGCAGTGCAAAGGGGGGATCACACTGGTATCTGCGGGTGCTGCCCAGTCTGTGCCCGGATTGCTGGGGAGAGCTGTGGAGGAAAGTGGGACTACCTGGGCAAGTGTGATGAGGGACTGAGCTGTGTCTACCAGGATCTCCGAGAGCAGGAGTCCACCGGGGAGCTGAAGGGAATCTGTACAGAGGGTAAGCCCACTGTCTGAATAACTAATCACACAATGACAATGTGCCAACAAACAGGATTTCCAAACGCACTTAGTGTAATCTCTAAAGTAGAATGGGCTTCACTTTTTTCTACATGCTAATAACCTATACAGTAGCTAACTTTTTCAGACTTTGAAAACTTCAGTTTCTCATTTCCTGAACCTTCCAAACCTCAGCAGAGACGATGCAAGTTTAAACTCTAAAGATTTTTCTAGAGTAAAAACTAAGTCACAAAACAATGGATAGTATtcataaaatgcaatttaacacccttttttctctttataagAAACTGGACAAAAAAGCTAAAGAGTTATAAATGCTTTTGTAACATTggtaacattattaaaaaagatGCCCAATGTCTTTTATACAAatgttataatgttataataTCCCCTCACTTTTCTTGACTGTCATAATCACACTTGCTCACAATAAAAGGACAGTAATTGCCATTAAATGTCATAATTAATATGCTGAGGTGATCaagaaatgagaagaaaatTCAAACACTAATCATATAGGATCTTTGTTTGATGTGCAAAGAATCAGCTAATTTTAGAATCCACAACTAAAGCTTGAGTAGCAACAGTTTTCAATTTATGTTTAAATGCTCGAGTGTGAATGCATGTGATGTTTTCGTGTAATAAACAATCATACGTTTTTGATGAAGGCCAGCAATTCTAGTTTAATCAATGTTAATTACCAAGAGTGATGACCAAAGGGActttaaaagccatttctctgtTAAAAGATTAAAGCATCTTAATCTAAATGTTCTTTTGCAACTGTTACCTACCTCTGcattgcaaatcacattctaatGGCCTATGCAAGCTGTAAACCTCTGCAGTGAAAGGTCTTGTCAGTGCTTGTTGTAAAATTACAGCAGGAAGTCCCAGGGCTGCTATGAATTAAAGTGGCTTGTGCCATTGCCAGTATTATGGTTTTCTTGGGAAAAGGACTGCTCTGATATTGTCAACGGTTGTAAGAAATGATGTACAGGTACTGGCCTTTAAAGATATGCATACAAATTTTACACTGTTttgttatgttgtttttttttcttttttctattaaCTTGCTAGACCTATTGTCAGTAAGACCTGCTTTGATATACAAGCCGTGAAAAAGGTTAACCAAGTCAAGGCTTCCTTCAACTTGAAAGCAGTCTGTCGTGCCAGTAAAACAATAATCACTGCTCCAATCTCATCGGAACTTCACTAAAGTGCCTGACTTATCTTAATTGCATCTGTACAGTTAATAATTCAATTGCCTCGGAGGATTATATGAACGGGATTTGGAAAACGTTATTCTCTGGAAGAGTGTGAAATTCCCGTGGtcgtacagtatttttttcataagGTGACAGTCCTGAGGAGGTGTGATAATCCACATAGAAGCCCACATAGAGGACGTGGCTGACATTAATCATATTCAAGTATCACTTTTTCATTTACTATTTTCCATACTGTGAGGTAGAGAACATCCAGGCTGCAACAGTGTAACACTAGATTGAACTACAAAACCAACGGTAAATAGGTTTAATACTCTGAAGAAGGAAGGCCTTGGAACGTTTCTTACTTAAGACCCAGAAATTTAAGCAAAAACGGCAGAGCTGTAGAGCACGTAAAGTAAGAAATgttccaagtgtaaaaacagtttttgcaATAGCTTTTTAGAAACCTGTACCAAGAGGCATTAAAACATACTTCACATGCTATTCGTTATAGTACTCATTTGTTGGCTTTTTAAAACCTcagattatatttttaaattaaaagcagaTTGGTCCACAACAGTAGTGTAGAAAGGATCAGCGGTGACATGTCTTGCTGTGGATTACAGTGCTACAGAtgggggaggaggagaaggaggaggtcTGCCGACCGCAATGCACCTGGGAATTCTGCAGAGACAACCCGTCTGAAATATGTTCAGCCAGGTAGGTGATCAGCATCTCCCACTCCTTCAAAACCTCCAGCATCTTTCTCCGGTCACACACCAAGTCCTTCACTTCCACAATGCTGATTAATGAAAGCATTTACTGACCGACTCAAGTCCCATGTGAGAACAATTACGGAGTTTAAAAATTGTGCCTATTTTTGCACCTCTGGAGCTCTTGGTGTTAAAGCTGCTGCGGCGCTCCGGCTGCGCTCAGACTTCCTGTAGGTGTCCGTCATTAAAGGGTGACGAGCCGAAGGCCGAGCGCCTCACGTCTCAGTCTGTGGCTGCAGGGCTGTGGTGCTGGAGAGCAGGGACTGCCAGGGACGGTGCCAGCACACCTCCTGCAGCAGCTGCTTCGTCATCCAGCAGCCGCGGTGCCACGAGGCCTGCCCCTCCTCCTCCGACCTGCCCTGCCTGCGCCGCTTCGGGAGGTGCGTGCACCGCGGGTTCGGCCAGAGCCAGGAGCCCGCCTGCCACCAGGGCCTACAGGTGAGTGCCGGCCGCGGGGGGGGGCAGCACCGAGCGCAAACTGTCTGGTTCACGCGGCCTAATCAGGCAGGTGGCTCTGGAGTCGCCTGCTGGTCAGATGAGCCTTCTCCTaaagcaggggtgtccagtcctggtcctggagagctggtgtgtctgcaggctttcattccagctcagctcttcACATCAACTCAAACCAAATTCACTAGATTCGCTGGGCTGTTCAGATGCTGCTGCTTTGAAGAAACCTGAaccacctgcagacacactgaccagcccTCCAGCCCCAGGACTTTACATCTCGGCTCTGAAGGTCTTCTGAATGGAGAAGATGCCTGTCCTGTTTCTTGTTATAAAGAAAGAGAAATCTCTGTAGATTCATTtaggtttttaaataaaaatgggtGATTCTGATGCAGCACAAACctttttcttgaaagatgcTACACTGAGGGACTGAACAGTTTAATTTTCAATTGTTGTTTCTTAGAGCTTTTAGCTAAGTATTTTTCCTCCCTAGCAGCAGTACCATTCCACtgtaaaaacagttttatttttgatcTTGTATTTCATTGTCCACTTgtgtattaaaccaatcaaattTTTCTGCTGGGCATTCAAATGCAGCGATCTTAATGCAGCACAATCACactgtcttttctttctttcacagaCTAATGCAGAGGGCTTTTTTGTTTGCCTGGTCCCTAGCTGTTCCAGCACAGCCTGAAAAACTAGAATAATTCCACTCTTCAGAGAAAACCAGCCCTCATCATGAGAACCCAGTTCAGCCAGAAATGTAGCATGCTTCAGCAAACAAGAACAattaagaaaaactgaaatcaacTTCAAATGATTCTGCTAAGGTCTACTTTccctatttaaatttaaatagttaaatgtaaatgttgttGTATAGGTAGGTCCATTAATTGTTTGAATGGAAGTATAATGGTGAAAGTAAAAATGGAAAACTATGGGCTTTGCTATGTCAAATATTGTAATTATAGTAGTACATGTGATAAATAAAGATTGCACAATGTGCCAGATTGCCTTAATTCATGAATATGGTTTCACATTTGGAAGTATTTGCAAAAAACAAACTTCTTTGTTCTCACACCCTGTGCATGTTTTCCAATAGCATCCAGGTGTTCTACTCCAATCCTGGATCCAATAGTACCCATGTGTTTGGGAAATTCCAGCCTGGTGGCAGATGTAGTTTCTGTGTCGTGCTTTGGGATACTTCCCACTGCTGCAGAAATTATTGCAGATATTTCTCACATGATTCAATGGATGGCACGACACAGGGCTCTACAAAATTGCTCATTTTCTAGACTCAAGCTCATTCTGTAATAAATAAGGTTAGGCAATGGAAAAGTCTTAAGTGCAGACCAGatttaaaaccacaaaaaagCACATGACAAGGTCACAGTTTTAAACAGACTGGGACATGGGTTTctataagaacaattaaaatgaCATGTTCTCAACTGATTCAGGCAGCTAACATAGCAGCCTGACGTGTTCTAATTAAGTCTTTAATCACACACTCCTGATCCTGCAGATTAAGTTCACAAAGGAGATgtcaaaagagaaagagaggcTGGGGCCTGCCCACCAGTGTCAGCTCATTTAGTGATTCAGACACTACACTCCCCAAGGACAGCACTAGACATCACAACTGGTTACTGTATAACAGCTACAAAGCTTTATGATCCTGTAACTGCAGAACTGCCAGCACATAAATTACATGTCCTTGGCCTGGAAAACAATGGTCAGTTTTGTTAAAAGTCCCCTTTAATTTATGTacataagaaaatgaattggaTTTTGTGAAACACGAAAACTTAATCACTGAACCCTTTCAAAGAAGTGTCATTCACTATAAGGTCTTGCCTTCAATGAAAGATAGGCACAGAAGCTAAAACAGTTTGGATTTCTTTCTGGCTAaagagagatcctgcaggagatACCATCTGGAACACCTGCATCTTTTTCACTGCAACAGATTTTCTTTGCCTCAACAATGATTCCAGGCTTTATCTTCTtcagaacaggaacagaaagaaACATTCCACATGATTCCACATTCCTGGAGGCACAGACAGGTCTGGAGCTACATGCAATATGACCAAGGAGTCTATGGGTGGAAAAACATCAACACTATGTCACTGTCTTCCTCAGACATGACACAgtgtaataaaaacaat from the Lepisosteus oculatus isolate fLepOcu1 chromosome 5, fLepOcu1.hap2, whole genome shotgun sequence genome contains:
- the LOC107076897 gene encoding LOW QUALITY PROTEIN: cysteine-rich motor neuron 1 protein (The sequence of the model RefSeq protein was modified relative to this genomic sequence to represent the inferred CDS: inserted 1 base in 1 codon), with product MMPCSGFKVPLVLALAVWILELSGAQGPREGVTLQALHCPECERIHCTPKRALKLQCKGGIXTGICGCCPVCARIAGESCGGKWDYLGKCDEGLSCVYQDLREQESTGELKGICTEVLQMGEEEKEEVCRPQCTWEFCRDNPSEICSARAVVLESRDCQGRCQHTSCSSCFVIQQPRCHEACPSSSDLPCLRRFGRCVHRGFGQSQEPACHQGLQTNAEGFFVCLVPSCSSTA